In Zingiber officinale cultivar Zhangliang chromosome 9B, Zo_v1.1, whole genome shotgun sequence, the genomic window AAATGCTGATGCCCAGCTATTCATGTCAGCAACGCCTCCATTTGGAAATAATCCTCCAGTGATCAGTGGGCTACCATGTTCAAAACCAGATTGATCTAAAAGAGATGCATTCTCCAACAGTGTGGTTACACGCAAAATTTCTGCTCCACATTCAATTTCAAGCACAAGAACTACCAGTTAGCTTTGTTAATTGAATTAGTTAGCAGTAAATGGACAGTCATGGGTTAATGATTGGATAATTAGAATCATGACCAATTGTATAAACTGGTAacagacaagaaaaattaagaaaaCCTGAATTAGCTTATTCTACTCCTACAAGGTAACCAATTAAAGTAATATTGTCTGCAAAAATACAGAGCCGATGGAAAGTAATATAACCATCCTCTAGCAAACCATTAACTTGGTGTACTCGGCTTGGCAAAATAAGAACTTTTAAGCTCTTACCTTTGAACAGGTTAAAAAAGTAGCAGATCTGAGCTTCATTGTGCTCAGAAGATTGATGTTCATTAAACTAATAGCACTGAAAACACATATTTGGCATTTGAAAAGAAAGCTCACACTTCTCATTTTGTGAGTACATGCACAGTTGTTTTTCTCACTAGGAATTCATAATTTGACATGTTTGAATTAATTGAAGATCAAGTGATTCACTCAATACAGACAATAGTTTGGCAATCAATTATCATATGCATCACATTCAAGTTTGGTTAGCAAAGcgattcaaataatttaaaatagtgCATTTCTCATTCCTGGCAATATCATTATGGAATAAATGGgcacaaaaatcttaaatttcagAATCATGCTTCTGACAAGTAGACATCAATAATCCTATAGTTAACTACTCATATCTCACATACATTACCAATTTCAAGGTAGACAACAGCAAATCTCAAGCAAAAAATCTGGCGACCTTAAAAGATTTGAGAACTCACCCTGGCTAAGCAAGTGGTAACTGTGAGGTAGCACTTGCACAAATGGGTTAAGCTTCTGTTGCTCCGCAAACAATTCCGCTAGATACCTGGCAAACAATGCACGTCTCAGAACTTTCACAAGAATATTTGTCAAATAAGCAACATCCTTATGCCTCAGGAAATTGAAAGGAAGAGATTCCAAACTGTCCCGAGATACAGAAAACAAGTTCCCTGGGATAAATGTTTGCATCCAGATGTGACAGATCTTCCAAAGGACATGTTTTAGAAATAAACCCCCACCCAAGTTGGCAAGGTAGACTGCTAACTCAAACCCTTCACTACAACTTCCAACATCCAAGGTCCTTATCAACTAAGCTAGTAAGCATCTTCTTTCTAGAAACGTCTATTGATTAACCTCTAAAATACAATATGGATTCCCAAAATGAAGGCTTGCACAAATTGCACATCATcaataaaatcataataatctGACAAAATAAAAATCAGTTCATACCAATCGAAGCAAGATCTAGATCTTAAAATAAAGTCCAAAAGATCCGGCAAAAAAAAACGAAgacataatattaaaaattactgACTCCACCACGCAATTCCTGAATAAAACAAATTCGAAAACCGATTGCCAACCAGAGTTTTGAAGACCCAGAAAATCACCAGTGCATGGTCCTTGTATTAATCAACAGAGACAGATGAAAACAACCTAAAGAAAGGAAGGACCAAAAAGACAACAGCAAAAAAAGGTTTATTTATTTTTGGCTTTCCAACGATATGGAAAGCATCGGGAAGAGCGAAATCTTACTTCTCCTGCTCGCCGAGGGCGCCGCCAGCCGTGCGCATGACGGAGATGTGGGGCGAGTGAGGGGCGGTGGAGGGAGAGGGCGAATAGGCCATGTATCTGCCGGAATCCATCGTTCCGGAGAGATCGGCTCCGGATTCCTGCAGGACGCGACGATCGGCCGGAGGATTGTGGAAGGATCTCGATCCCCAACAGCAGAGCGGCCTCGATTTCGCAACGGCTCGGCGCGGACGAAGAAGGCAAGAGGAGGCGGCGATGAatgggagaggaagaggaagcaaAAGGGTGGGTTGGGTTTTATTTATGGTGAGGACTAAACTGGAAACAGTAAAACACCATTCACTGCATGCCACTGGAGGAAGGCTGggaaaataaggaaaacaaaaacagaataggaaaataaggaaaacaaaaacagaatatatatatatatatatccatttaaaaacaaataagatacgtttatttattataaattagaagaaatatatatatatatatatatatatttccatttaaaaacaaataaaatacgtttatttattataaattattgTAATATATTATTGGTGTTTGATGCATAAATAAATAAAGGGAACTTCCATCCTGAAAAGGATACATTATTAATTATTCACGAATAATATTTATAATTAGTGTCTAGAATATgatcatttaaatttttaaataattatacaAATTCAAATTGAATAGTTAACTCCATTTAAGTTCAAGCCCAACTTTGTTAATTTTAGACTTGATTCGATTTAATTATCTTATTAGTATTATAAATTTTAGTTCAATGATGTTtggaggtggaggaggagggcTCATAGTTAAGGAAAGGCTTGCGATTGATAATGAAAGGTGAAGAAAATTTTATGGTCCATAATAGAggctaagaggagctcatagtcTATCGTAGACGCGTTGATTATGACTTAGGGCGAATGAGGCTTCGCATCCAAGGACAAATGACAATAGGACTTTACGATTAATGACAAAAGATGAAGGAGAACTCATGGATAACGATGAAAGGTAATGTAGGAATCATGATTGATAACAAACAATGGTTGAAACCTCTCAATCGATATGTGTGTGTATGAGAGGGGGAGTAAATAgtgaaggtttttttttttaaataattatgagTAATGATGAAGTGGTATGTGAACAACCACACAAGGGTTTATGAAAGGTGAAGAAACCTTATGAACGATAATAAAGGATCGAGtgcatgagtttagggtttaatattgtttttattagattttttcaTGAATTTCAATTACAACaaacattattattttttaaattcacgcggaaaaaaatcataaaacaaaacaaatattAATCCTCATATTTTAACTCTAGAAAAATAACAGAAGAGAACTTCATTTTATTCATCCAAATTTGCTAATATTTTCAATTTACtcctttaatttaataaattacatTATACCTTCCCCCATTCATGGAAAAAATGGTATGATTTCGTAGCAGTTAAGGGGTAAAATATAATTAGCTAATGTAATCTGAGACGTGAAACAAACTCAGAGGGCCAATGTGAAATTTATTTATGTTCTTCTCCCCGTCCCAGAAGCCCTTGTTTCTATTGGGTCGCTTGGTTCTCGAGTTGCAGTGACCGCGCCAGGGCAGTTGGAGCCGGCAATGGAGGAGAAAgccttcaatttcaaaaatttaagctCCAGGGAGTACCAAGGCCACAAAAAGAAGGTGACTGAATGGGATTATattaatcttttttattttttttattctttcctTTTGCTCAGTTCGTTATAGAGTTTCATCTAGGGTTTTGCCTATCTATTTTTCTGCCACTTATTGCTTAAGATGGATGAAAGACCTAAAAAAAGTCGTCTTCTCTCATTTTCGCTTGCCAGGATGCTGTCTGAAGTTTCATTTCATGTTTTTGCTGATCATGGATTGGAGattttgcttctttttttttgttctcTTTGTCCGGGATGCTCTCAAACCCTAAAAATTTTCATTCTAGCGTTCGAGGACTAATCTGACTGAGGTTATGATGCCAGGTTCATTCGGTGGCCTGGAATTGTCTGGGAACGAAGCTTGCGTCCGGGTCTGTTGATCATACTGCTCGTGTTTGGAATATTGATGCTCATGGCCATGTAATCATACTGCCTCCTCCTGCTTGTTATTCTTTGCACTGACCGATTGAGAAGATAAACTGTTGGAATATGTTAATAAATCTCATTTCCGTTTTACCTGTCGTATTCTCATCTTTGCATGTCAATTCTGGATAGTGGAAATGAGCCATTACACGAAATGGAATGATTTGTGCCCTGGTATCTAAAACATTGTCAATCCGACTGGAGAAGCATTGCCAATCAGACTTGAatagttttttttccttcttgtTTCAGAACTTTCATTGGGATTAGTTTGAATTTGTGAAGCCATGTAATGCAAGTATGCTTATTTATCTAAGAAAGAAATTTATGGATACAGATTTGTCATTTACATATACCATTACTACATGTGCAGGGAAAAGTCAAAGACATTGAGTTGAAAGGTCATGCAGACAGTGTAGATCAGCTATGCTGGGACCCTAAGCATCCTGATGTTGTAGCAACAGCAGCAGGGGACAAGTCTGTTCGCTTTTGGGATGCTCGGAGTAAATTACTCTTTCTTTGATAGGTTTCATTttcttaaattatttattaataacaATGTTAAAAAACAggacaaaaagaaatagaagtgtAATCTCCGGACTTCTCATTTGTATTTTTGGCATTGTTGTCTATTTTCCAAGGTGAATGTAGATCTATCTAGATGTCATAACCAATAATAAATTTTTGGTTAATGTGGTTTGCTTTGGCCATTGAGGTGTACCTACGTATATGTGCATGATTAATGAGCACTAGCTGATAGAGTAGAAATCTTATGTTTCTTGTTTGGTGAATACAAAGCTTGGCTATTTCAGAGAAAATGAGCAATTTGATTGTACTGGAATGCCAAATTTTGTTTAAAGGATAGATCATTTACAATCTAATATGTTTTTTTGTCATGAAACTCATTTTCTCTTGTAAAGAGGAATGTTCCCTATTATTTTCCAGTTTGGAGGTTGCTATTTTCAATAATATTTCATTTCTGCAAAATAGATACACAAACTTTGTGCTTTATCCTAGTTGGAACTTGGGAGATTCTTTTGACATCTTTAAATGTGTTAAATGTGTTTTATAGGTGGAAAGTGTACTCAAAATGTCGAGCTAAGTGGAGAAAACATCAACATTACTTACAAACCTGATGGGACTCACATAGCTGTTGGAAATAAGGTACAAAAGAACAGcttatttctgcatttttctgtagGTTGATATTTGAAACTTTGTTTGCCAAATTGGACATAAGTGAAATAATAGGAACAAGAGTTTAGATTTTAAGAtcatgtttctcctttctctatTCCACTTCTTTGCTCATTGGCTAGAAAAGTGTCACAATCATAAGCTGCACATATCCCTATCTCTTCAACCTAAGTAGAGATTATTGCAGTATAGTTGTTTTGTGTTTGATAAATTGGTTGTTACCTTTTTTTTGTCATGTTGTGAGTTGTGACTTGCTCCTTTCAAAACTGAAATTTTGTTGTTTTAATCAAACAATGGCGTTTACATACCAGGATTTAAGCCCTTGCTTTTACCTCTTTGATTATTTTGTCTTTCTTAAGGCATCTGCATTTCCTTATTTCAGTTTTTTCTCTAATGCGAAAGTCATTTGTTTTAAATTAATTGGGTCTGTTTCTTTTCCTTATGCAACTGATGGGGAGGAGTCCTGTTACTTGAAGCTTATTTGTGCTCAACCTGCGAAGAAGGATGAGTAACTTGGGAATGGATCCAGATGCCTAACAAAAGGACTTGGGAAATTGATTGCATGCAAAATAGTGTTCAAGTGGAACAAGAGTAATTTAAGGACCAAGGTTGTTAGTCGCATTTACAGGATGGACAATTGTGTCTCCAATCAAATATGCTCATAGATGCTATTAATGTGGAGGGAAGCCATCAACTCGAGTGGGTATCATTGATGTGGTTGCATCGCTATAATCAGCGAATGATGATGCATATGTTTAATGAGTGATAGATAAATAACCTTGTCTATAATTAAACAGTACATTCTAATTGTTGGGATTGCACTGTGCATGGTCAGCATTGTCTCATCAAGTCTGCTCATTTCTACCTGCTTGACTCTAATGCAGTCAATGCTTCATCATGGGGCAGACACTTATCATGAACATCAGTTTTCTGTGAACTCCATTTTTAAATTTATGCTGGTTTATGAcattttttcaaaacttcacatagCTTCTGTAATTTGCATTTGAGAATGTTTAGCAAGAGCAGCATTTTGCTCTTTATCCTTGCTTCCATTTGGTTAAATTCATAAGTGCATATCATTGATTCAGTTTTTTCTTTGATTGCAGGAGGACGAATTGACTATATTGGATGTTCGGAAATATAAACCAATACATAGACGCAAATTTAACTATGAGGTCACATGCTGAAGATTTTCTAATTCTTGAAGGATTTCCTGAAGTTTCTTAGTGAACATTTACATACTTGTATCACACCAGATTTGTGCTCTTTTTTCAACGAAAGTACTTAATGTACCAAATATTGAGTTGGCATATtgataaataaattcaaaaatatgaTCTTTTAAGGTGTGCTTTCCATATATATTTCTAGCTTTCTACATCATAGTATTATCTAGCTTTTCAGAAGTTTTAAACATGAGTTTGTCTATCTTATAGCTTTTGCCTAATTAATATTAAGTTGGCAGCTGTTTCATTAATGTTTTAAGCTCGTAGTGCTTTCATCTCTAAACACGTCTATTTGCTTTAAAAGGTACTTCAAATCTATGCTGTAGTTTTCATGTGCAGTCATAAATGAAGAAGTTTTTTTACTGTATTTGGTTAACTTTGCTTGTAAATTTAACGACTTCTATTTCtttgagtttaaaaaaaaaattattttatttttgtcataaTATGCTTGCTTTAATGCCATATGATCTGCACATCAGGTAAATGAGATAGCATGGAATACAACTGGAGAGCTGTTTTTCCTCACTACTGGGAATGGTTAGAATCATataaatattccttttatttgTGCTAATATGCTGATTCACTACTTCGACGAATACATGATGTTTGATATCTTCCAAGGGAAGACAATATGTTTGATGTTCTTGAAGAGTTGAGAGTTCATTTTTGTTTATGTAGGTACTGTTGAAGTGCTATCATACCCATCCCTTAAGGTGCTTCACACCCTTATGGCTCACACTGCAGGATGCTATTGTATTGCTATTGATCCAATTGGAAGGTGATCTAGCTGATTCTTGTTCGAATAAAttctcattttaaatttattggTAAGTTCATTAGGTTCATGTTGTGTAGATAAGGACATTGCTTACCTAAGGATTCTACGTACACCTTCATATGCTTCCAATATAGAACCTGACATCTGATGACCAAATTTCAACTAATTTGAGACAGTTACTAGCTCTAACCAACCCTGAGTAGACACTGACGCCTGATGGATTGGGTGACTTTTACGAGATGTTATACCCATATCAAATACTCATTCTGGAGTCAAATGTAGGAATTTACTAATTGAGCTAGAGAGTGCATTTGCACCTATTTGGGTTTGTACTAATGCTACTGTCACTGTTCTGGCTTCTTATTTGTTATACTCTGAGGACCTTATGAGCTAATGACAAGAACGAACTCATGGATTATTTGAGCCTGTGGTTCTATCTTGATGAGCAAATTACCAATAGAATTAATTGTTTGCTATATTCCGGTCAGATATTGACATGTAGATGGTTTCAATTTAACTATATAATAATTTGATCCTGCTTTTGTAGAATCCATTCTGATCGTTAAAACTACACTGCAGAACTAAGCCAATGAACTTCTACTGAATTGCAGATACTTTGCtgtaggaagtgcagattcacttGTCAGCCTCTGGGGTGTCTCAGATATTCTGTGCATTCGAACATTCACCAAACTGGAGTAAGCATCATCAACCTCGTGTTCTTAACATTTCATAAGTTAAGCCACTGGTTATGAAATACCTGCATTAGAACTAACATTTAATATCTTTGGTAAATTAATTTATCTCTGACTGAATGAAAAATGCTAGAATGTGAGTCTTGATTTATCTTTTGTAATTTTgactatttaaaaacttaaactattATTCCACTTCAGATGGCCTGTCAGAACCATAAGCTTTAATTATACAGGAGAATACATTGCATCTGCAAGTGAAGATCTGTTTGTTGATATCGTACGTAGTTCTCATGAGACTCATCTTTCTACACTATACATTAATTTCAATTATATTCGAAATTTGTTATGCACGTACGTAATTGTTTCCTTTCTGGATTCTTCAGTCCAATGTCCAAACTGGGAGGTCAGTTCATCAAATTCCCTGCAAGGCACCGATGAATAGCGTGGAGTGGAACCCAAAATACAACCTCCTGGCTTATGCAGGAGATGATAAGAACAAGTATCAGACTGACGATGGTATTCTTCTTCAATGCTTTCCCTGCTCGCTTCCCATTAGTTATTATTTCTGTTCATCTGATGCACCAATTAAGAGAAATTATGGCAATGTTTTTTGCCTTCGTCAATGCAGATCCAAGTTCTATTTTCCTcttttatcttgctccacaacaCCTTTTGGAAACAAAAAGCTCTTCTTTGGCACTAAACTAAGAGTCAGATACacactactttttttttttctgttactTGCAACTCATGTTACTACAACTAGCTTCTATACCTGTTTTCCCCGAACTCGGTATACCATTTTGTGATAACGTGTATCTTCCTTTTCCAATGGAGCAGTGCAAACAAATAAGGTTTATCTTATCCACATGCGATAATTTTACCTTACGGTGTTATTAACCCATGCTTGTTTCCATCCAGTTCATTGTGATGTTTGATCTTCCAGGTATTTTTCGGATTTTTGGATTTGAGAGCAGCTAATCTTTGCCTGAagatgaagcctaaaatgaagTGATGCTGATGAGGACATGGGAGTTCTTAGGAACCGACTTCAGATGATCTATCGCCTGCTTGTGTCATTGTGTCTTGTACTGTACTTTTGTTTATTTATCAAGATTGCTTGCTCTTGCGTGACACCCCTAGCATTAGAATGTCGTAAGAGAAGGAAAAAATGAAGAATATCTTCCTATGATCATTGGTTTAAGAATGATCCTGACTAAGTGCATTATTTTCCTTCTGAAGTCCACTGCATTGTTTCACTGACATTTTAACTATCCAAGCAAGTCCTCATAATTTAGTTGTTGCGGCGTAATTTTGTTGTCATTTCATTGCTTTAATGTTttacattttaatatatttttaaaattatatgtatatattttttaaagttttaatcaatTGCTAAAAACTTATTTAAGCTTTAGAATATGTTTATATAATTTTTAGAACTTATTTAAGGGATCTAAATAATAATGAAATGAAATGAGATGCGTCACtcttttataatatttataaataataatgCAAAATCGCAAATCTCCCCAACAGTCGTCCAAACGTAAACATTTgaggggcgtttggtttaggggaataaaaATGAGGAATGAGAATAGCAataattgattgtcattgttaatgtttggattacatGAATGGAAatataaataagggaatgaatctttATAATTGAGTAATGACTCATTCTCATGTCTCCCTTTCAATTAGTCATTACTTTATTTTCaacaattaaaatattcttttattctaaaaatacccttgacttaaaactaaaatccCCCCTTCAATTAGGCATTCCACGTCGACTCGTCTCAGACAATGGTAGATAGTTCGCCGAACGGAAACTCTGAGAGTGGTGTGAGGAGTTTGGCATCCAACAAGCCTTTACCTCCGTAGCGTACCCTTAGAGCAATGGGCAAGCTGAAGTTGTCAATTGGGAGATCTTGCGAATTTTacgagttcggctcgaccacatcggagggagctgggtggacgagctccctGGCGTGTTATGGGCAATCCGAACGACCCCTAAGGAAGGCACGGGTGTAACCCCGTTCCACCTCGTACACGGCGGGGAGGCGGTCGTCCCGGTCGAGGTGGGAGTCGAGTCCCATCGAATACAGCACTATGGTGAAGACAACGGCGAGCGGAGGCTTCTGGAGCTAGACTTCGTGGATGAGACACGTGACAAAGCAGCCATTCGGCTGATGGCTTATAGGTAGAGGATGAGGTAGAACTACAATCGACGAGTGGTCCCGaggtcattccaggtcggcgacctcatgtggaagaaggtgaagctggTCAGCAATGTCACTAAACTAGAAACTCCGTGGGCCGGACCATTCAAAGTcgtggagaagctccgctcggacgCCTACTACCTAGAAGATGTAGACGGAAGGCAACTAGAACGtccttggagcgcgaaccacctctagccgtaccgagctggataAAAGGTGCACCAATGTAATTGAAGTATACCTTCCATTTTTCCTGTGCCCTCTGATTGTAGGattgaaatgaaaaatgaaaggtTACCCAAATactcgtcgagcggcgacgttaaactcatgtctccattgacggtcgagcggcgaccttaaaccccggtcttcaccaaatcgtcgagcggcgacgttaaacccatgtctccatcaacggtcgagcggcgatcttaaaccccggtcttcaccaaatcgtcgagcggcgacgttaaacccatgtctccatcgacggtcgaacgacgaccttaaaccctggtcttcaccaaatcatcgagcgacaacgttaaacccatgtctcgatcgacggtcgagcggcgaccttaaaccccggtcttcaccaaatcatcgagcggcgacgttaaacccatgtctccatcgatggtcgagcggcgaccttaaaccccggtcttcaccaaatcgttgagcggcgacgttaaacctaggtctccatcgacggtcgagggAAGACGTTAAAACtcagagtcgagcggcgactataaacccctgagGTACAAGCCTAGCGAATATTTCAATAATGAAAGTACGGTCATAATAGTCGATCGGAACCATACAGCCAAATACTTTAGCAAACAGATGGCATATGAAGAAAGAGCCCAAAAGGATTTTCATTGATAATTGGTCACTGCCGAATGACAGGAGTACATTCAAAACATTCTCTACCGACCCATCGCTTACTCGATATATTCGAAGGCCTCGTCGGGAATGGACTCAAGGAGCTAGGCGTGGTTCACGTCTTTATCAGACAGGGCCTCAGAGACATGACCGTTCACCTTCAGTTGGCCGAGCGTTGCATCGATCACCAGCTCAAACGATCGGACGATCCGATCGGTCGCCTTCTCCAGAAATTGGTTTGAGCAAAGGTATTGTTGCTTCAGGACCGTGAAGCGACCCGGCTCGGCCTCCTAATAGGTAGTCAGAGCAGCACGGGAGGCTGCCAGCTCATCCTCGAGGCGCTTCACTTGGTCTTTGAGGTCAGCCTCtttagccgagcggctctctcgcTCGGCAGTTAGCAGGCCCTCTGCGTTCTTCAGCTTCTCGGCCAGCTGCCGAGCATCCTGGTTTTCTGCTCCAGGTCGGTGATGACTCGTTGTTTCCTTTTTGAAGCCAGCTCGAGTTTATGATCGTAGGTCTTCAATTGTGCCTCGATCTGGCCCATCCTACTGGCTTGTTCGGCCGACTTCTGCTGCTCCTCCGCGAGGAGCTGTTGGGCCTTCTTCAGGTCGGCCTGCAGACGAGCGGTCGTTGGCCCCTGGGAGGAGGAGGCTACTCCAGaaattttgagcttcttcagctcgtcctccacttGTGCCAACCGCTAGCACATGACAATATtatccacccagtactgcaagcAAATATTAGTGTCGAGCGGAGGTAACTTACGAATTGATTGTTGAAAATACTAACTCCAGTGGACATCTCTAGATGCGAGCGAGCGCACCCGGGGATTTCATGGTCGTTCGTGCCCTCGCTTCCTCCCAGATGCGAGCGAGCCGACCACGAAAATAGACTTGATGCTGGGGAGAGCTGGGCTGGTCGCCTGGCGCAAGAAAGTCCTCCATCGACAGTCGAAGAGTGGCGGTGATGGATCGTCGCCCGCTCGGCACCGAGTGAGAAGAAGCGCTCGGTCCTGAAGTATGGGCAGGGGGGACTGGAAGGACAGCGGATCGTGTTATCTTCTGCCTAGCTGGTGGCAAGGAAGTGATCGGCTGCACGGTGAGAGGCTCTGGTAACTTAGCCACAGACGGAGTCCGATCGGAAGAGGTAGCCTCCACTGTTGCAAGAGCAGCTGGAGACGGGGTGCCCCCCTGTAGAGGCTTGGACGGCCGAGGTGGCGGAACGGGAAGGCGCGCCTGTTCGGCGTCTCTTGCGGGAGAGCGGTACTTCATCGCCCGAGGATCCCGAACCCTCAGCAGGGATGAAGGGTGGCGTTTCTCGGACCGATCCTGGGTCGGCCGCACCTTCTGCGCTGGGCGTCCGCTCGGCGGTCCCATTGCACGCAGTTGTTGTTTCCCCAGCCGTGCCCTCCTGTGAGCCGACAGGGGCCAGGTCGAGCCGTTCCATCTCCTTGGTCGTGGCTGTTTCAATCTCGGCCTGCTTGGCCTTCATTATCCCGGCTGCTCGGGCACGCATCATGATATCAGCTGCAAAAAAAGaacagaatcagttagactcaaaggaagaaggttgaga contains:
- the LOC122025161 gene encoding THO complex subunit 3; protein product: MEEKAFNFKNLSSREYQGHKKKVHSVAWNCLGTKLASGSVDHTARVWNIDAHGHGKVKDIELKGHADSVDQLCWDPKHPDVVATAAGDKSVRFWDARSGKCTQNVELSGENINITYKPDGTHIAVGNKEDELTILDVRKYKPIHRRKFNYEVNEIAWNTTGELFFLTTGNGTVEVLSYPSLKVLHTLMAHTAGCYCIAIDPIGRYFAVGSADSLVSLWGVSDILCIRTFTKLEWPVRTISFNYTGEYIASASEDLFVDISNVQTGRSVHQIPCKAPMNSVEWNPKYNLLAYAGDDKNKYQTDDGIFRIFGFESS